The DNA region TGTTGCTAAGTATTTGGTTTCTATGCCAGAGTTTCAAATAGCAGGAACATTTGATGAAGAAATTTATAAAAATGCCCTTGCAAGAGTTGGTATAAAACCAAAAGATTTTGAAAGCGATCTTAGAAAAAGTGTTATTTTAGATAAACTTACTCATGCTTTAAATTTAAGTGTTTCAAAAGAAGAAATACAAGCTTTAGCAAGTGCATATTTTATGCAAGATAGAGTTAAAATAGATATAAAAACTTTAAATTTTGATGATGTTAATGCAACAGATGAAGAGATAAAAGCATTTTGGGAAAAACAAAAAGACAGTTATAAAACAAAAACAAACTATGAGTTAGAAAGTTATTTTGTAAAACTAGATCAAGATATTGATGAAGACAAAATCAAAAAATACTGGGAAGATAATAAAAATTTATATATAAATAATGATGATACAATAAAAACTTTTGAGGAAGCAAAAGAAGATGTTTTAAAAAATTATAAACTTGATATAACTAAAAAAGATGCAAATAAAGCTTATATTGCTTTAAAAAATGGCGATTTAAAAACAAATAAAAAACTAAATATAAAAGAAGATGATTTAGACTTTCCAGTTAATGAAATAATTGGTAAAAATGTAAATGAGTTTTTGAAGCCATTTGAATATAAAGATGGCTATTTAGTAGTAAAGATAGCACAAATAAATTCTCCAAAAACTATGGATTTTGAACAAGCCTATGAATACGCTAAAAATGACTATAAAGATGAAAAAGCAAAAATAGAACTTGAAAATTTAGCAAAAGAAAGTTTAAATAGTTTTGATACAAATGATAAAGTAAAAGATCTTGGTTACATTTCAAGAGATAGT from Campylobacter ureolyticus includes:
- a CDS encoding peptidylprolyl isomerase, with translation MLNWMQKNRKALIPTIWISTIAFVGAGFVGWGAYSFKADSSSSVAKVGNTPITIREFQQKYNNIYSYLNSLSGGTMTSEQADKMNLDMVALSQIIQDTLKLNFANDLGIGANNEDVAKYLVSMPEFQIAGTFDEEIYKNALARVGIKPKDFESDLRKSVILDKLTHALNLSVSKEEIQALASAYFMQDRVKIDIKTLNFDDVNATDEEIKAFWEKQKDSYKTKTNYELESYFVKLDQDIDEDKIKKYWEDNKNLYINNDDTIKTFEEAKEDVLKNYKLDITKKDANKAYIALKNGDLKTNKKLNIKEDDLDFPVNEIIGKNVNEFLKPFEYKDGYLVVKIAQINSPKTMDFEQAYEYAKNDYKDEKAKIELENLAKESLNSFDTNDKVKDLGYISRDSKITVDGLTEEETNYFINELFNTVGKQKGYITLNNKAVSYEITDQKLENPEKIAEYKESIKENISNLKNTELNQDLLNLLEKRYKIEQFYRGKNIE